Proteins encoded within one genomic window of Hermetia illucens chromosome 2, iHerIll2.2.curated.20191125, whole genome shotgun sequence:
- the LOC119648050 gene encoding leucine-rich repeat-containing protein 59: MSTKVNVKDRVEDNTIDLSLSELTEVPVREIAVYKRATTLDLSSNNLTSLGDSFCQLTHLTKLDLSKNQIEALPEEFGKLKNLRHLDLYNNKIENLPLSFGNLTNLKYLDLKSNPLSPSLSKVAGLCLTTRDCTEAAKNTVKFLAYLQQEVEKANEKLRLEDESKLEIVEVKKSETQKSKKKKKKSKKSKMDNQASTVLHAQDNANNHNIKTKNSDNYHESGASPPKSSSIFMSLLIFCLILFANILFVYLVYGNNKELTDSVISIIPHNYRQGIVETLNKVGVFTFFERTSDIVRRTLGLEHFRIRTFDHAD, encoded by the exons GCTGTATACAAACGAGCAACAACTCTCGATTTATCCAGCAATAATCTAACCTCGCTCGGG GATTCATTCTGTCAATTGACACACTTAACAAAACTTGATTTAAGTAAAAATCAGATAGAAGCACTTCCCGAAGAgtttggaaaattaaaaaacctTCGACATTTGGATTTATACaacaataaaatagaaaatttgcCGCTTAGTTTTGGTAATTTAACAAATTTAAA ATATTTAGATTTAAAATCAAACCCACTTTCACCGTCACTTTCCAAGGTCGCTGGCCTGTGCCTGACAACTAGAGATTGCACTGAAGCCGCTAAAAATACT GTAAAGTTCCTGGCATATCTACAACAAGAGGTAGAAAAAGCCAACGAAAAACTACGCTTAGAGGACGAATCAAAACTTGAAATCGTCGAAGTGAAGAAATCCGAGACGCAGAaatcaaaaaagaagaagaagaagagcaaaaaatcgaaaatggaTAATCAGGCGTCTACCGTGCTTCACGCACAAGACAATGCGAACAACCATAACATCAAAACTAAGAATTCAGATAACTATCACGAAAGCGGAGCATCGCCACCCAAGTCATCGAGCATTTTTATGTCACTCCTTATATTCTGCTTAATTCTATTCGCCAATATTCTCTTCGTTTATTTAGTTTACGGCAACAACAAAGAACTAACGGACAGTGTCATAAGTATCATCCCTCACAACTACCGACAAGGCATTGTCGAAACGCTGAATAAAGTTGgagttttcacatttttcgaaaGAACTTCGGACATCGTTCGGCGAACGCTCGGATTAGAACACTTTAGAATCAGAACCTTTGATCACGCTGATTAG